A genome region from Hoplias malabaricus isolate fHopMal1 chromosome 8, fHopMal1.hap1, whole genome shotgun sequence includes the following:
- the mtg1 gene encoding mitochondrial ribosome-associated GTPase 1 has translation MKLSCVLSSAFRTVFDFGQRETANWFPGHMAKGLKQMRASLRKVDCIIEIHDARIPFSGRNRLFQESLDVRPHLLVLNKMDLADTSKKRNILKQLERDGVKNILFTDSLKQRDESIKKIVPTVTELIENSPRFHREEDRHYCLMVIGVPNVGKSSLINALRRTNMKKGKASRVGGEPGITKAVLTKIQVCERPIMYLLDTPGVLPPKIENIETGMKLALCGTILDHLVGEDIIADYLLFSLNRLQCFGYVEKYELEGPCDDIQQVLKCIAVKLGKTQRVKAITGVGDITIKVPNYSAAAYDFIRSFRKGELGKVMLD, from the exons ATGAAGCTGAGCTGTGTGCTTAGCTCTGCGTTCAGAACTGTGTTTGACTTCGGTCAGAGAGAAACAGCGAACTGGTTTCCCGGACACATGGCCAAAG GACTCAAGCAAATGAGAGCCAGTCTGAGGAAAGTTGACTGCATCATTGAAATCCATGACGCCAGA ATCCCATTTTCTGGAAGGAATCGTTTGTTTCAAGAGAGTCTTGATGTCCGGCCACATTTACTCGTATTAAATAAGATGGATTTGGCGGACACATCAAAAAAAAGG aaTATTCTGAAACAGCTTGAGAGAGATGGTGTTAAGAACATTCTGTTCACAGACAGTCTAAAGCAAAGAGATGAGAGCATCAAAAAG ATTGTTCCTACTGTGACTGAACTAATAGAGAATTCACCTCGTTTTCACAGAGAAGAG GACAGACACTACTGCCTGATGGTGATTGGAGTTCCAAATGTGGGGAAGTCCTCACTAATAAATGCTTTAAGAAgaacaaatatgaaaaaag GCAAAGCATCCAGGGTTGGAGGTGAACCAGGAATTACTAAAGCTGTCTTGACCAAAATTCAG GTTTGTGAAAGACCTATCATGTATTTGCTGGACACACCAGGAGTGCTGCCTCCAAAAATTGAGAACATAGAGACTGGAATGAAGCTTGCTTTATGTG GTACAATATTAGACCATTTAGTTGGTGAGGACATCATAGCAGATTATCTACTTTTCTCACTTAACAGGTTGCAGTGTTTTGG CTATGTGGAAAAGTATGAGCTGGAAGGACCATGTGATGACATACAGCAGGTGTTGAAGTGTATCGCTGTGAAGTTAGGCAAGACTCAACGTGTGAAAGCTATTACTGGAGTAG gtgacatcaccatcaaagtGCCTAACTACAGCGCTGCTGCCTATGACTTCATCAGGTCTTTCCGTAAAGGAGAGCTTGGCAAAGTCATGCTGGACTGA
- the sprn gene encoding shadow of prion protein, producing the protein MNRAVATCWIFLLLSAFLCDQVMCKGGRGGARGSARGSARGGRSSHARGSSSVRVAGAAAAGAAVALGAGGWYASAQRRPDDSSERGDDNYCNRTDWELCFGRTSNARKLAT; encoded by the exons ATGAACAGAGCTGTAGCTACCTGCTGGATATTCCTTTTGCTATCAGCTTTCCTGTGTGACCAGGTGATGTGTAAGGGCGGCCGAGGGGGAGCGAGGGGCTCAGCCAGGGGCAGTGCAAGAGGTGGACGCTCTTCGCATGCTCGAGGCTCATCCTCTGTGCGAGTGGCTGGAGCCGCTGCAGCTGGAGCTGCAGTGGCTTTGGGAGCTGGAGGATGGTATGCTTCTGCCCAGCGCCGTCCAGACGACAGCTCGGAGAGAGGGGACGATAATTACTGCAACAGAACAGACTGGGAGCTTTGTTTTGGCAGGACATCAAATGCA AGGAAACTGGCCACATAa